A genomic window from Klebsiella quasipneumoniae subsp. quasipneumoniae includes:
- a CDS encoding polysaccharide biosynthesis tyrosine autokinase, with protein sequence MGSEVKKNNLFSDTDELNIGRLIGELIDHTKIIIAIVSFTTLLAVMYVFFSTPIYQASSLIQVEQKQGNSILNSLSQVLPDTAPQSAPEISLLQSRMILGKTVDDLNLQLIVKRKYFPLFGKGWARLTGGNEGKISVSNLNFLNQSDDPNIISVTVLSESAFRVEGEGFEYEGHVGKPLNNNNIQLLISGIEAEPGSVFDVQKVSKLEAINNLSKAFAVNEQGKDTGMLSLTLIGENPKLITDILDKISDNYLRQNIDRQAAQDAKSLDFLNRQLPIVREDLDSAEDKLNAYRRQKDSVDLSLEAKSVLDQIVNVDNQLNELTFKEAEISQLYKKEHPTYKALLEKRNTLEKEKGRLNKQVSAMPSTQQEILKLSRDVESGRAVYMQLLNRQQELSIAKSSAIGNVRIIDQAVTEPKPVQPRKLLGILIGILSGAFLSVALIILKISLRRGIESPEDLENIGINVYANVPVSEWLNKKSFKNTTSIDGNSKNTLLSLTNPADISIEAIRGLRTSLHFAMMEAQNKVLMITGASPNAGKTFISSNLSAIIANSGKKVLYIDADMRKGYVHKVFGISINNGLSDYLSGKSTKEDVVKKIDEAGFDFISRGQIPPNPAELLMHPRMQELLTWADRFYDLIIIDTPPVLAVTDPVIVGSYAGTTLLVARFEENTAKEIEVSIRRLEQSNVKVKGCVLNGVVRRASSQYGYGYNHYGYSYTEKN encoded by the coding sequence ATGGGATCCGAGGTAAAGAAGAATAATCTATTCTCTGACACAGATGAACTCAATATTGGGCGTCTGATTGGAGAACTAATCGATCATACGAAAATCATTATAGCTATAGTATCTTTTACAACGCTTCTGGCTGTGATGTACGTATTTTTTTCCACTCCTATATACCAAGCTAGTTCGTTGATCCAAGTGGAACAAAAGCAGGGAAATAGTATATTAAATAGTCTAAGTCAAGTGCTACCCGATACAGCACCTCAATCAGCTCCAGAAATTTCATTATTACAGTCAAGAATGATACTTGGTAAAACTGTTGATGATTTGAATCTGCAGTTAATTGTAAAAAGGAAATATTTTCCACTTTTTGGAAAGGGATGGGCGCGGCTAACAGGCGGAAATGAAGGGAAAATTTCTGTCAGTAATTTGAATTTTTTGAACCAAAGCGATGATCCAAATATAATTTCAGTTACAGTATTGTCTGAAAGTGCTTTTAGAGTCGAAGGTGAGGGGTTTGAATATGAAGGTCACGTCGGCAAGCCTTTAAATAACAACAATATTCAGTTATTGATTTCTGGAATTGAAGCAGAACCTGGTTCTGTATTTGACGTCCAAAAGGTATCAAAACTAGAAGCGATAAATAATTTGTCAAAAGCTTTTGCTGTGAATGAGCAAGGCAAAGATACAGGTATGTTAAGTCTAACTTTGATTGGTGAAAACCCTAAGTTAATCACTGATATACTTGATAAAATTAGTGATAATTATCTACGCCAAAATATTGATAGGCAGGCTGCTCAAGATGCAAAAAGCTTAGATTTTCTTAATCGCCAATTACCGATTGTAAGAGAAGACCTTGATTCTGCTGAAGATAAGTTAAATGCTTATAGAAGGCAAAAAGATTCAGTGGATTTGTCTTTGGAAGCTAAGTCTGTATTAGATCAAATAGTCAATGTTGATAATCAGCTTAATGAATTGACTTTCAAAGAAGCAGAGATCTCACAACTTTATAAGAAAGAGCATCCAACTTATAAAGCGCTACTTGAGAAACGAAATACCTTAGAAAAAGAAAAAGGGCGTCTGAACAAACAGGTTTCAGCAATGCCATCTACTCAACAAGAGATATTAAAGCTCAGTAGGGATGTGGAATCTGGTCGTGCTGTCTATATGCAGTTATTAAATAGGCAACAAGAATTAAGCATTGCCAAGTCGAGTGCAATCGGTAACGTAAGAATTATTGACCAAGCTGTAACAGAACCAAAACCGGTACAACCTAGAAAATTATTAGGGATTTTAATTGGTATATTGTCCGGTGCGTTCTTATCAGTTGCATTAATAATTCTTAAAATCTCATTGCGCAGAGGCATAGAATCTCCAGAAGATTTAGAGAACATCGGTATTAATGTTTATGCTAATGTGCCTGTTTCTGAATGGTTGAATAAAAAATCTTTCAAAAATACAACATCTATTGATGGAAATTCGAAAAATACACTTTTATCATTAACTAATCCCGCTGATATATCTATTGAAGCTATACGCGGATTAAGAACAAGTTTACATTTTGCAATGATGGAAGCACAAAATAAAGTGCTAATGATTACTGGTGCAAGTCCGAACGCAGGTAAAACATTTATAAGTTCTAACCTTTCAGCGATTATTGCTAATTCAGGAAAGAAAGTTTTATATATTGATGCCGACATGCGTAAAGGGTACGTGCATAAGGTATTCGGTATTTCAATTAATAATGGTCTTTCTGATTATTTATCTGGGAAAAGTACAAAAGAAGATGTTGTAAAGAAAATTGATGAAGCTGGTTTTGACTTTATATCTAGAGGCCAGATCCCACCTAATCCTGCAGAATTATTGATGCATCCACGGATGCAAGAATTGTTGACATGGGCCGATCGCTTTTATGATCTAATAATCATTGACACACCACCGGTGTTAGCAGTAACGGACCCGGTAATTGTCGGTTCATATGCGGGTACTACATTATTAGTCGCACGATTTGAAGAGAATACCGCTAAAGAAATTGAAGTAAGTATACGCCGGCTTGAACAAAGTAATGTAAAAGTTAAAGGATGTGTACTAAATGGAGTGGTAAGAAGAGCAAGTAGCCAATATGGGTATGGTTATAACCACTATGGTTATTCATATACTGAAAAAAATTAA